The Synechocystis sp. PCC 6714 genome includes the window CAGATATTATTGCACCTTCGGGGATGATGGATGGTTTTGTCCAGGCCATTCGGGAAGCTTTGGATGACCATGATTTCCAAAATATCCCCATTCTTTCCTATGCGGCTAAGTATGCTTCGGCCTATTACGGCCCCTTCCGGGATGCGGCAGATTCCTCTCCCCAATTTGGCGATCGCCGGACGTACCAGATGGACCCGGGTAATAGTCGGGAAGCGTTGAAAGAAGTGGAGTTGGATTTGCTCGAAGGAGCGGACATGGTCATGGTCAAACCAGCTTTGTCCTACATGGATATTATTTGGCGCATTAAGGAAATGACCAATCTGCCGGTGGCGGCCTACAACGTTTCTGGGGAATATTCCATGGTTAAGGCAGCCGCCCTAAACGGTTGGATCGACGAACAAAAAGTTACCCTGGAAACCCTCACCAGTTTTAAACGGGCGGGGGCAGATCTAATTTTGACCTACCACGCCAAGGATGCGGCCCGCTGGCTACAGGGTTAAGCTAACAAAAGCGTGACATGGAGAACTGGCCATGGTGCAAGCTTTGGTTTCCCCTCCCATTGAGGAGACTCCCCAGGTTAGTTGGGAAAAGTTACCCGACGATTTTATTTTGCCCGATGCTCCCGTAGACAATATTAATCAACCCCTGTTAGCGGCGGCTTTATCCGATGCCCTCCACCAGGGGGGAAAGTTATCTAACCAAAGTTTAACCACCACCAACTACGGCATTTGCGCCCGTTTGGACGGCCAGTTTGTGGTCAAAGCTCCCGACTGGTCCTATGTTCCCAACATCACTGTTCCCCAGGCTGAGGTGGAGCGTAGTTATACTCCCCAACTCCAAGGGGATCTACCCGCCATCGTCATGGAATTTATCTCCGAAATGGAAGGGGGGGAATATTCTGCTAAACCTACTTTTCCACCGGGGAAATAGTTTTTCTATGAACAAATTCTCAAAGTCCCCTACTATTGCATTTTCGACCTGAAAACTCCCCACTTAGAAGTTTACAAACTTGACGGTGGAGGCCAATATCAGCCCGAATCTCCCCAAGCGGAAGGAAGATTTTGGATTGCAGGGTTGGATCTTTTCCTCGGCATTTGGGAAGGCGATCTCGCAGAGATCCGCTACGCGGTGCGCCAGGGGCAACATTGTCATTGGTTGCGCTGGTGGACAGAATCGGGAGATTTACTCCTCTGGGGTTCAGAATTGGCCCGAGCTGAAAAGGTCAGGGCTGATCAGGAAAAACAACGGGCCGATCGCCTGGCGGAATTGTTACGGGCCCAGGGCATTGATCCCGAGGGGCCCTAGATTCACCGGAAGGTATGGGCTATGCACCGGCCACCACCAATGTCAGGGAGCCGCGGTCGGGGTCAATGGTTTACCTTAAGATTGGAACAGAAACCCGTCACCGAGGTAGTAAATAATGCGAGCTGTGTTGATGGCAGGGGGGGCAGGCACCCGTTTGAGACCCCTGACTTGCGATCTGCCAAAGCCCATGGTGCCCATTGTTAATCAACCGATCGCCGCCCACATTATCCATTTGCTCCGTCGCCATAACATCACTGAAGTGGTGGCCACTCTGCACTACCTCCCCGATGCCATGCGGGATTATTTTTTGGATGGTAGTGAATTTGGCGTTCAAATGACCTATGCAGTCGAGGATGAACATCCCTTGGGAACAGCGGGTTGTGTCAAAAATATTGAAGAGTTGTTGGACGATACATTTCTGGTCATCAGTGGTGATAGCATTACCGACTTTAACCTCACAGCGGCGATCGCCTTCCACAAGCAAAAACAGGCTAAGGCCACGTTAATTTTGACCAAAGTGCCCAACCCCCTTGAATTTGGCGTGGTCATCACCGACGAGAATCAGCGGGTGCAAAGGTTTTTAGAAAAGCCCTCCACCAGTGAAGTTTTTTCCGACACCGTCAATACGGGCACCTATATTCTGGAGCCAGAAGTGTTGACTTATCTGCCCCCTAAGGAAGAAATGGATTTTTCCAAGGATTTATTTCCCCTCCTGCTGGAAAATGGCGAACCTATGTATGGTTTTGTCGCCGATGGCTACTGGTGCGACGTTGGTAACTTGGATGCCTATCGAGAAGCCCAATACGATGCCCTAGAAAAAAAGGTTTCTCTGGAATTGGGTAATCTCCCGCGCCATTCTGATATTTGGATCGGTGAGCATACCACCATTGACCCCAGTGCTGTGCTCATCCCCCCCCTGGCGATCGGGGACAACTGCAACATTGGCCCAGGAACGCGGTTAGAAGCGGGCACCATCATTGGCGATAATGTCACCATCGGCGCTGGGGCAGAACTGAAACGGGCCATTATTTGGAACGGTGTACTCATTGGCGACGAAGCATACCTGGCCGCCTGCGTGGTGGGACGGGGTTGTCGGGTGGAACGACGGGTGCAAATCCTCGAAGGGGCCGTGATTGGTCCCCTATGCATCATTGGGGAAGAAGCTCAGATTAACTCCAACGTCAAAGTTTGGCCCAGTAAACGGGTAGAACCGGGGGCCATCCTCAATATCAATTTAATTTGGGGCAGCACCGGCCACCGGAATCTATTTGGACAGAGGGGTGTTTCCGGCATTGTCAACATTGACATGACCCCTGAATTTGCTGTGAAATTGGGGGCCGCCTACGGTTCTTCCCTCAAACCCGGAGCGGAAATTGTTGTTTCCCGGGATCAGCGCAACGTCTCCCGCATGGTGACCCGTTCCCTCATTGCTGGTCTGATGTCCGTGGGGGTCAATATCCAAAACCTGGAAGCTACCGCCATTCCCATTGCCCGCACCATGACGCCGAAATTGAAAGTTGCTGGTGGTATCCATGTGCGGATCCACCCCGATCGCCCGGACTACTTACTAATTGAATTTTTAGATAGCCAAGGCATTAACATCTCCAAAAAGACCGAGAAAAAAATTGAGGGGGCCTACTTCAAGGAAGATTTACGGCGGGTAAGCATTCCCCAAATCGGCGATATGTCCTATCCAGCTCAGGTGCTGGAAACCTACTGCCACACCTTTGAGAAACTGCTGGACATGGACACCATCAACAGCGATGGGGCGAAAATTGTCATCGATTACGCCTATGGGGTATCCGGGGCCATTCTGCCCTTGCTGTTAACTAAATTCGGTTGCGATGCAGTGGTACTCAATGCCAGCCTACGACAAACTGCCGTTTCCAACGAAGAAAAGGAGGTTTTGCTCAGTCAGTTGGGGCAAGTAGTATCGGCGTTACAGGCTAATTTGGGTGTGCAGGTTTCCGCCAACG containing:
- the hemB gene encoding porphobilinogen synthase, with product MFPTIRPRRLRQTDVLRRMVRENTLTVNDLIYPLFAVPGSSVAKEVVSMPGVYQLSVDKIVDEAKEVRDLGIPAIILFGIPEDKDTDATGAWHDCGIVQKATEAVKKAVPDLVVIVDTCLCEYTDHGHCGYLQTGDLTGRVLNDPTLELLKKTAVSQANAGADIIAPSGMMDGFVQAIREALDDHDFQNIPILSYAAKYASAYYGPFRDAADSSPQFGDRRTYQMDPGNSREALKEVELDLLEGADMVMVKPALSYMDIIWRIKEMTNLPVAAYNVSGEYSMVKAAALNGWIDEQKVTLETLTSFKRAGADLILTYHAKDAARWLQG
- a CDS encoding mannose-1-phosphate guanyltransferase, whose translation is MRAVLMAGGAGTRLRPLTCDLPKPMVPIVNQPIAAHIIHLLRRHNITEVVATLHYLPDAMRDYFLDGSEFGVQMTYAVEDEHPLGTAGCVKNIEELLDDTFLVISGDSITDFNLTAAIAFHKQKQAKATLILTKVPNPLEFGVVITDENQRVQRFLEKPSTSEVFSDTVNTGTYILEPEVLTYLPPKEEMDFSKDLFPLLLENGEPMYGFVADGYWCDVGNLDAYREAQYDALEKKVSLELGNLPRHSDIWIGEHTTIDPSAVLIPPLAIGDNCNIGPGTRLEAGTIIGDNVTIGAGAELKRAIIWNGVLIGDEAYLAACVVGRGCRVERRVQILEGAVIGPLCIIGEEAQINSNVKVWPSKRVEPGAILNINLIWGSTGHRNLFGQRGVSGIVNIDMTPEFAVKLGAAYGSSLKPGAEIVVSRDQRNVSRMVTRSLIAGLMSVGVNIQNLEATAIPIARTMTPKLKVAGGIHVRIHPDRPDYLLIEFLDSQGINISKKTEKKIEGAYFKEDLRRVSIPQIGDMSYPAQVLETYCHTFEKLLDMDTINSDGAKIVIDYAYGVSGAILPLLLTKFGCDAVVLNASLRQTAVSNEEKEVLLSQLGQVVSALQANLGVQVSANGEQLTLVDEGGLPIRGELLTALMVHMMLTASPRGTIVVPVQASSAVEQLARRHGGKVLRTKANPTALMAAAQSSHNVVLGGSGETGFIFPRLHPGFDAMFCIAKIMEMLTVQGRTLGEVRAELPTVYLYHNSCTVRCSWKIKGALMRHLVEIHRDQHIELVDGVKVTFANADNWVLILPDAGEPLVHIYANSENRHWVDDKLRHYQAQVLNFISDAQEESYQHFA